A single Inediibacterium massiliense DNA region contains:
- the fliY gene encoding flagellar motor switch phosphatase FliY, with amino-acid sequence MGDMLSQEEIDALLKGTSPEPEAEEILQEDLSEDEKDALGEIGNISMGTSATTLFTLLGQKVTITTPKVSVLTMDELAQQYPLPFVVVEVRYKEGIEGTNLLVLQEDDVKIITDLMMGGSGTNVTGDLTELHLSAIGEAMNQMVGSASTSLSEMFHSKIDIHPPKALSVNFSSGAQHFESINHSDRIVKVAFRMVVGDIIDSEIMQIIPIDFARELVHNLLSGTSTNFENYEQNNTNSSYEQNLSTTSTQPQYNMPTQEQEIGAHYNQAPQQTNMNRREPVNVQPAQFPSFDEGFSSTEKENISLIRDVPLEITVELGRTSRKISEILSFAQGTVIELDKLVGEPLDILVNGQFMAKGEVVVIDENYGVRITDMVHPTKRINKLK; translated from the coding sequence ATGGGAGATATGCTTTCACAAGAGGAAATAGATGCGTTGTTAAAAGGAACGTCTCCAGAGCCAGAAGCAGAAGAAATTTTACAAGAGGATCTATCTGAGGATGAAAAAGATGCACTAGGTGAAATTGGAAATATTAGTATGGGGACTTCAGCAACTACTTTGTTTACTTTATTAGGGCAGAAAGTTACCATTACAACACCAAAGGTTTCAGTGCTTACAATGGATGAATTAGCACAGCAGTATCCTCTTCCATTTGTTGTTGTAGAGGTTAGATATAAAGAAGGAATAGAAGGAACAAATCTTTTAGTACTACAAGAAGATGATGTAAAAATTATTACAGATTTAATGATGGGTGGAAGTGGAACAAATGTAACAGGAGATTTAACAGAACTTCATTTAAGTGCTATAGGAGAAGCTATGAATCAAATGGTAGGTTCAGCCTCCACTTCTTTATCAGAAATGTTTCATAGTAAAATAGATATTCATCCTCCTAAGGCATTGTCTGTAAATTTTTCATCAGGAGCACAACATTTTGAATCTATCAATCATAGTGATAGAATTGTAAAAGTTGCTTTTAGAATGGTAGTAGGAGATATTATTGATAGTGAAATCATGCAGATTATCCCTATTGATTTTGCGAGGGAATTGGTGCATAATTTATTAAGTGGGACTTCTACAAATTTTGAAAATTATGAGCAAAATAATACAAATTCTTCTTATGAGCAAAATTTATCTACTACATCTACACAACCACAATATAATATGCCAACACAAGAACAAGAGATAGGAGCTCATTACAATCAAGCACCTCAGCAAACCAATATGAATAGAAGGGAACCAGTTAATGTTCAACCTGCGCAGTTTCCATCTTTTGATGAAGGCTTTAGCAGTACAGAAAAAGAAAATATTAGTTTGATTAGAGATGTACCTTTAGAAATTACTGTAGAATTAGGAAGAACTTCTAGGAAAATTAGTGAAATTTTGTCTTTTGCACAAGGAACTGTGATAGAATTAGACAAGTTAGTAGGAGAACCTTTAGATATATTGGTAAATGGTCAATTTATGGCTAAAGGAGAAGTTGTGGTTATTGATGAAAACTATGGAGTCCGAATTACAGATATGGTACATCCTACAAAAAGAATAAACAAGCTTAAATAA